Within Cydia fagiglandana chromosome 1, ilCydFagi1.1, whole genome shotgun sequence, the genomic segment ATTAGCACAGTTTAAGTCTAAGTGACTGCAGCGAGAAAATGAGGAAGTGCCACACGTCTCGTGTGTCGTTTCATACGTATGTAGCGAAGTGCCGTAACGGATTACAAATTATAAAATTGGAGCCTCATTTAAACTTGTTTTTAACTCGCAATAATGCATCTCGCGTGTGCCACGGTCATACGATATTTGTTAGATATACTTATGTTATAAAATAAAGCTAGCATATGCGCATttagaatttatatttttttatacacacATTTATCCCCATATCCTTTGACAATTCGAAGATACTTTGGATACTTTTTTGCTAAAAGTTGGCTCTGGCTTACTATTTATACAGGATGAAAATCAATTTTCCCCTAAATATCGGGATAGCAGTGGAATTTGATATGCCAGCCAATACCGCGTATAAGTTGTGAAATATAAACAGGAACGCGTCTCCATTTCTGGATAATGGAGGCCCAAAAATAACCTTCCGTCACTCCGCAGCCCGCACTCCTGCACAGCGTTTTATTAGTTAACCGACATTTTATACGGGTTTGGTGTTCTGCCGTCCGTGTTGTACACACCACACACGAGTGCATTTCTTTTTTAAATTCAGAGTTTAAATCACTACTTATGGTCACTTAATGAATCAGCCGGCGTACTCGTATTATGGGTGGTTTTAtttacgtgataaaataactgtcactttgtaacaccgcgggatagaaagtgacgaacCCCGTTTTATCACACTGccacgtagacaagaatgaccatcatatccTTCGAGCAatacggaagggaggcggcattcgcactatttcccctctgccgaggtacaagattagcgcgtcaatgtaatctagcgcgggtaataaaactagttgcatttggatttttcactacccagcaaacatttttggtcgatattccgaaaaaggcacctactttaggtcgcacaatttaggagaccaaaatgaggcacgtcgaatcgacgtcgtgggcacgtgccggcgacataaatggggaaaaaacgcacgtgccggcgacgtatttattgacggtaaattagtgattacaaccattaggtcaacactaggtcatgtttccgatgtggattcgacgtcgccacgacgtgccgcgtagtgaaaatgtactaatttggtattctttaccacctttagacgtgatggcgacatatttttatccatataattactctgcgaggcaatatttagatgagacgcgatgaagagaaaaagagacacaaacattttacgcttatatattcttttcactcagaaacaaaatgtctaacaagaaaacaactttaagttgtgcaatgataatggcggccactaagtcatgtaaaataatttaggccgattacgctgatgaagaacgatgaaatctagtgcacagaaaattttttcgtgcagtatgttaggtttacatacaaaactatcgatgggcttttgaaatatttaagttttcaacattttataaaatcaaaatgcatatatttgcttgtaattgagtgttgtaattgaatatttgtgtgtgtgagtgtattgacttgatcaaaaatattgttttattttgaatattagcacaatgaagtaccgtgcgatggcaccattcaagatataacaacttaagttatgcaatttcatatttagcatctcgttataatgaaagaaaatggcggcacaaccttatggtattgatagtactttacaagtgattttaactatatggtcgcaatttggtatctattttaagtaacatttacctaaaattagtagctaaatcgacataaaatcgacgacctaaaggtctccgtataagaaataattacgtcgcaaatacacctaaaatgtcttattagtacatttgacctattggtcagactttgcagttaattttacctaatatttcgacttattttcaaccattaagtccctgacttcatggtccccgtataagaaataattacgtcgcatatacacctaaaatgccttattagtacatttgacctattggtcagggttcgaagttaatattacctaatatttcgacagattttcaaccataaagtccctgacttcatggtctccgtataagaaataattacgtcgcatatacacctaaaaggccttattagtatatttgacctattggtcagggtacgaagttaattttacctacctagtaataggacttattttcaaccattaagtccgtgacttcatagtccccgtataagtaataattacgtcgcaaatacacctaaaataccttattagtagatttgacctattggtcagggtttaaggttaattttacctaatattttgccttattttcaacccctaagtccctgacttcatggtgtatttatgaagtgaaatttacgttttattatttatccctatattttgacttggaagtaaaagtgtacaatacgtaaaataattggtgacttaggacgtcattttcacttaaattggaaaaatcttcttcgagcctaggaaaaaatacttaaaatgtttgctgggtagaccgagtccagacgcgcgcgtgaacactgctgcacaaaaatgcctgtttgctcggttttttgttataaaaagaggtcggggacatcaaatttacaaaacgaaagtgttacatttcacatgtaatattttttttacatatcatacgttaaattacatttaaatacaattattatattttagtctcaagtaattgttggatttatcgattttgctcactcagtacaaattgcggatcggtcgagcgacaaatccgacttcacatctctcagaatacaatgacatacttcaacgaaaatgtgttagtgtgggtgttgtgacactagtcactcgtccgtacacaaaaagagatcgaggtttgcaagatttgtctttgacgtgtgtaattttttatgtatttgtgtcgtcattacagattggattttgtatgtaagtgtgtgagaaatgcgactgtgtgcacctttccccccgcgaaaaatggcagaaagatttgtacggcgagatatcgcttgggcccctcccttccgacgtgtcggaagccggtgttgctcgaagatcatatccgtacagattttttcatacaaaaaacatgCAGCATAGACAATTGTGAAGATGGACTGACGTATGGTTGTTTGGTAACACTTTACCTACACGCAAAAACGGCAGAACGGATTTCGTGTTTGTCGGTATAGTTTATTGTAAGGACTAATTAAACACCGGAACCCTGAAACAGTAATAATGATTTCCTAATATTTCGTTAGTCTAATGGCCTCTCCTAACGTCACCGATAATCGCAAGCGATTTGCAATATATTGAGGCATTTGATCGACCTACTTAGCCATCAAATATCTAAAATTGCATGCCATTCGTTGCATCTGTTGCAAGGTTTAGTTAAAATATGATTTCTATATTTTCTCCTATGATTTTAATGAATCGTTATTATGCTAGCTATTCTGGGTAAGGTAAGTTACTTATCGTCTAACACCCTCTTCTGTATAAAAATAGTCTCAAAATTAACAACGAACGATCAGTGTGTAATTGTGTATACTCACTAGCCTAAACGCTGACATATTACTAGCTAGAGTGATGTCATCGTGAATGGGTAATATTGATGACATAAATGTCCAGTTTATGTTTTGTTTAGCACTTTTCATCACAATGTGTATTAAACATGGCTCATTGAGAGAATGACATGTAATATTTATCGGTTTTTTATACACTCTTCGTATTTAGTAGTGTTTTTTTTCAAAGAGGTATATCTAACTATCGTCTGTGTGTTTCAGGCATGTAACCCACGTTGCTAAATTTAGAGAGCACCTAATCAATTTTCCACATTTGTAATGTAAGCGAATTTGTAAAGGAAATACGCAATTACTTACAAAAGCAATATCCTGCCATAAAAAAGTACAACTATAGATGTCCATTAACTGAGCACAAAAATAAGGGGGAAGCCGTGTGGTACCCAAAATAAACAGTGTAGCGTGACCGAACACTTGGGGTTCATGGTTGGGTGTTGATTACCTGCCACTAGGTCCCTCATATTGAAGCATACACGCAGAAACTGACGACGACTTGCGATTATTAAGAAGTCTCTaaatttacacaaaatttcattattaacgtaataatttacataattaacgttgtagtaaaattttaacttaatttaactcATTTAACGTAACTTAACCCAAACAGTAGCAAAAACTAAAATGTAAACAGGTAGAGTCCGTCTAAACACGGACTTTGAAGTAACAAAGTGCGGTAGTACCCACCAATATAAGCGTCATATATTCATAGGAATTTGGCGTATTTGGTGCCACTACCACACTCTGGCACTGCAAAGTTGTACATAGTCAATTTGGTCCGACTCCACCTACGTTTATATGAGTGGTGAACGTGAGTTTTTTACGCTCCGTCTAGAGGTAAGTAATGATGTTTGGGCAAAGCCAAAGCGTAATGAAATGGAGTCGTACTCCTACCTGCGGTGAAATATTCATTTGGACGACCTAGTTTTTAATTAATGCGACGGTAGTGATAATGATAAGTTGGGTAGAGTTGTGGTGTAAAGTACTTAGTAGGGCTTAAAAAGCTTTAAATACTTGAAGTCTAGTCAGCGGAGATCAACGTGGAATTAGTCATAAAATACTTATAATGACCTGAGTATAGATAAATTTAATTTGGGATGGTTATACGAGTTTTTTTTCAATTTGATAGagttaaactttcacgattattaaacattatcaaactgcacaacgggacttaatcgcgtatttaagttttaagatttacctccgacgtttcgaggacggcgttgtccccgtggtctcggagaagactggctcaagttgacatcaacatcttctagccgcgcgagtttttcgaactacccgcacttggtcttgtttatcagtttgaacgttttgcgcactagggatgtcactctgtcgacacacaacactaacgatattcgatttatcgactgtcgatattcgtttccgcttacatttactaatgactggattccatgtggatgagatcttaaaaccctcgtcccgattaaaattgcaatgttttttgatttcaatggcttcccgcacttttctactgtagaaatggcgatccgtggagaggattttagggttatgcagctcaatccagtggtttggtcctgactccagcaaatgctcagccaccgcagacttgttgacctgacgatttttgacagctgcgatatgttccttaactctttctgctatggtgcgcttagtttctccgatataggaactaccacaactgcaatctatTTTATAAACGCCAGGTGACTGGAACGGAATAACGTCCTTCGGTGACCTTAGGCTCCCTGCTACTTTGGATAAAGGTGTGTACACCGTCTTTATAGAGTACTTTCCAAGTACTGTGCCAACTTTATCCGTTACCCCTTTTACATACGGCAAAAATGCCGGCTGTCTGGAGACATCAGGACGTTTCCGCCTTGCCTTTCGTCtgggttgccacttttttaccttGTACCCGTTCCTCCTTAGTACCTCCTGAATATGCGACATCTCGCTCTCTAAATATTCAGGGTCACACAGATCATGTGCTCTGTTTACTAGCGAGGTAACCACCGATTGTAAGTGACGAGgatggtggtgagaaagggcgtTCAAATACCTGTCAGTGTGTGTAGGTTTCCTATAAACAGTATGAGTTAGGGTTCCGTCCACTCGACCAATCACTTTCACGTCCAAAAACGGCAAACTGCGCTGTGATTCCAATTCATACGTGAACTTCGTCTTCGGATGAATTGAATTTAGATATCGGAGTAGTTGCTCCACCTCCTGCTTCCCACCCTTCATAATACAGAAAACATCATCCACATAGCGCTTCCACAACTTCACCGCCCAAGGCTGCAAGTTTATACTGGCTTCGATATGCTCCATCCAGATATTTGCCAAAACCGGTGCTACAGGGCTACCCATGGCTACCCCATCAATCTGGAGGTAATGCTTTCCACAATACAAAAAGTAGCTTCCTTCCAAGCAGTTCCTCAGCAACACCATTACTGACTCCGATATACCCTCATCGCTCAGTTTCCTTCTGACTACTTCTAGACATTCTTTAACGGGAACATTGGTGAAGAGCGACTCAACGTCAAAGCTCACCATTACCTCATCTGGTTCCAGCGTTATTCCCTTGAGAATATCTATAAAGTGACGAGAGTCCTTCACAAAAGACGACATACTACCCACAAGCGGCTGCAACACCGACGCAACATGCTTTGCAAGATCGTAAGTGGGAGAAGAGATTTGACTCACGATAGGCCGCAAAGGCACATTCCTTTTATGTACTTTTGGCAATCCGTACAGTTTAGGTGGCAGTACGATCTTGGGTTTGTACAACCGATCGAACACGTCTTCTTCGAACAACTCCCTGTTGTCTTTGATGACAGCCCTAATGCGACGAGAGACCCTAGCTGTAGGGTTGTACGAAACAGGCTTGTATACGAGACTGTCATCCAGTAAGTGCCGTATTTTGCTGTCATAATCCGTTGAGTTCATCACTACAGTGGCGTTTCCCTTGTCAGCCTTAAGAACCAGGATGTCCTCATTTTCCTTTAGATCCCTAAGGGCTGATCGCTCCTCCGCAGTGGTATTACTCTTTGGAAGTTTGGCTTTCCTTAGAATAACGGCAACATCCTGTCTTAACTCTTCCGCGTCGCACGACGGCACCTTGTTACGCGTTATAGCCTCCTCAACACCACAGATCACAGTCTCATACGGAACCCTCTTAGGCGTCATTGCAAAATTTAAGCCTTTTTCCAGTACGCTAACAGTTGCATTATCCAGTGTAGCACTCGATAAATTCACAACTGTGGTGGTAGTTTTGTCCCCATGATGATCACTTGTACTCACGTTTCTCCCATATCGATAAAGCAGTCTGTCATATTTCTTATCATGCACATCACTACTAGACTTAGAAATACGATCCGCTTGTTCAAAGGTTATCCGATCGAGTAAATCAAAATCATCACGTGACAACACTGCACTACACATACAATGCACCTCGTACAACTCACACTGCACTTTGTTCAAGTCTGAATAATTGTTTCTTATTAGCAGTTTTAAAAGACGGATGCTAGCAGCCCTTAGAATATTTGCAGAAAACGGTATGTCCCTACGCGGTTTTATCCTAACACACGTAGGTAGTAAGTCCGAATCGCGACACTTAATTAAAAATGACAACGACGTTATTATTCGCACTCGTTTCCTACGCAAATATCCCagacgttttattttatttgctaatTCCGGCCCGTACCGGTTTgcaaaacactgatttaaactttcacgattattaaacattatcaaactgcacaacgggacttaatcgcgtatttaagttttaagatttacctccgacgtttcgaggacggcgttgtccccgtggtctcggagaagactggctcaagttgacatcaacatcttctagccgcgcgagtttttcgaactacccgcacttggtcttgtttatcagtttgaacgttttgcgcactagggatgtcactctgtcgacacacaacactaacgatattcgattaaacgtcggaggtaaatcttaaaacttaaatacgcgattaagtcccgttgtgcagtttgatattGATAGAGTTAGTTTCAAACTgctaattagttttttttaaagcactACTTTTATCCCCTGCTCTACTTTTGCTCTGACCGCAATGCTCCGCTCTGAGCGCTATGATTAAAGCATAAATCAATTACTAACTCAGCTCGTTGGTAGCTAAATGAGCTAACAGCCTTAATAAATAATGAAGCCTCGTTTTATCCGCGAAAACGGGTAATGCTACTATTTTCCTTTCCAAGCACTGAATTTTAAGCGCGGTTGGAAACCTTTTGTATAAGCCAatgcgcaaactattcagtacCAGAATTTATGAGTTGTTTGTCAAGAATGTGCATACCTTATTGTAAGAAACCTGGTGTCCCGTATCGTATACCAACGATAAAACCAATAGGTATTAGAGAAGCTCATAAGTTTAACTCCCATAAACATGCTGCCAGAAATATGGTGTCTGAGtttcattaattttatataGATAGCTGACTAGCGACCCTTCCCGGCTTTGCgtgggttacacaaaaccttcaCAAATTACACActcaaaccttcctcaagataATCTCTATTGAtagttttgagtttatcgcgaacatacttacatcatcatcatcctggcgtCAATCCCGGCTGTGCCCCCGCGCGGGGCGCGAGGACCCGGGGTCCGCCTTCTGACTCCCATCGTGTCCACTTTGCCCGATCTTCGGTGTCCCTGGTGGTGAGTCCGTTGGCACGCATGTCCTCCTTAACGACATCAAGTCATCGCTTCTTGAGCCGGCCTCTTCTTCCCATACCCATTCCCGCGAGCATACTTAttacatatgtacatacaaaCAGGAAGACGCGGCGGggggctttgttttataaggtgtgatAGTGACTGTACAGGGAGTCGATAACTCAGAAGTCAGAAGCTTTACTTCGTTTGTTTACACGACATTCGCAGGCAAATACCTACAGCCGGCAACCGCCATCCATGTCGCATTTAAGTGCCAAATGCGCGGAGCCGCCTGTCTCTGCTTACACAGCCATGAAATTAAGGCTGCCAAAAACACTGTTATTTGCTAAGTAAAGACGGAGGTAGGATTTGTATTCATTATCCAAGCTATGTATAAAGAAATGCTAGTGATTTAAAAAGCTTTTTTGATAACGGATCTTAGTTGTCACTCTTATTACAAGGCCTTTCTGTTTTGCCTGCATGTCTTCTCATTTTTACCTTAATGAAAAGCCTTGCAATTTTGTCCATTTTAAACTATGTGGGCTATGAAACAGTCCAGAATCAGCAAATCGAATAAGTAAGCGTATCAATACGCGTTCAACGGCTTATAGTTGTTATAAAACTATAATGCAATAAAGAATCATAATTTATTATTGCAAATGTGCAAATAGGATGTAGTAAATTCGAAATAAAAATAGCAGTTATCGTTTTAACGGAAGTAGGTAATAATAATCGATTTCACTTCGGTTCTATTGGcatgatatttttttcttttcaacTAATTTCAACATCGTTTCGCAACAATAAGTTAGGTTAGTTTGGGACCTTTCGGTGGATGTCATGTGCAGGTACATATTGCCTAATGACGATTGCATCCTTACTAGGGTCACTAAACCCAAATTACCATCGCATTTTTCGTGACCACggcagtaggtatttaaattcgCTATTTGGAGATTTCGGATATTTTTTCGGATTAAATTCCCCAATTCAAGACGTTCCTAAAAAATCCGGATTTctgttctataatatttataaatgtacatttttcgttaataatggcAATATAAATATAATCTGACATTGTTTGTTCCAGATTCGGGCAGCGCCCGGCCGCAGCGCGGCTACCCCAGTTTCGTTTTTGTTTCGTTACCCGCATTTTCCTTTGAGTTGAAGTGCAGTGTTGTGAAGTGTCGAAGTGACGGTGCTATGGCGTTGCCGGTGGCTCATGTGGCCCTCACGGCGCTGGTTCTTATGGGTAAGTTTACTAAATACAtagttacccccttattcataaacgttaagttgacaagccgataataatcgtttgtccctttccgacgtattggtatgatggaaagggacaaatgaTTATGATATATATGATAAAGAGGGTTAGAAGTTACGTCCAAACAAAATCAAGGAGCCAAACAAAAAAACCTGTGTCGGTAAACTGGAGCAAACCTTGTGATCAACCCCGAGCTCGATCGAGAGATGGCAAAACTAAATGTTCTGTTAATTGAATGTCAGTATCCTACAGAATAGTCAATAGCATTTTTAGACACATTTCGGTATAGGCCCATAACCTACATATTAAAAATCGCGCGGAGTACAGACCCTTCATAAAAAGCCCATcttgtatttaattaattagtataCTGTGTAGTTAGCATGGTTGTTATATTATGGTCACAATACGTTGATGGCCTCAGCAGATGGGCTGTGACTGTTGATGGCGCTAAGCTTGAACAAACACCCATTAAAACCAGGATGGCCATTCATTTAGCTTAATTTATGGTGTTTAAAAGCACAGGAACTATGACTTACTCTTATATCCGATCCTgcccatacatacatattattttaacgCATTTAAAAATCGATGTAGTTTTATACAAAAAGGACTAGAAGAAGAACAAATTTGTATTTGCCGTTTACTTGAGTCAAATTGGCCTCCAAGATCGCCATTTAACTTACTGTAATTACTTAACTATGCGAAAACATAACTATTTAAAACAATGGATTCCCGTAAGAAATTAGTTTAATATGATATACTGGAGTAATGACCGTATCCTTATCCTATTTTGTACAAGGCGGAGATGTCTTGACCTCGAGCTGAAATGAAAAGAAAACCGCAGGAGAAGATCTGGCTATGTAAGAATCAAAGAAGAATaaaaagaaagaagaaagaacGCAGTGAAAGGTATATTGGAATTAAGTCAAAGATAATACGTATCTTACTGACTGAAATTGAAAATCACTTTCTCACTTTGTGATTATTAGCAAAATTGAATGAACCAGCAAGTGGCCTGAAAATACGTAACATGACTATACACCCTATACGAGCGATGAAAATACGGGCGCTCAGCGACGGGGGTTACCAGGCGTCAAGAATTTTCTTAACATGTCAATAGTTGtaatcagtcacttatcagggATACAGAAACTTTTGacgtacctaaataattaaaactgttAAGCCCGGGGGAAACGCAATATAGCACGAAAAGCTAGAAAAAAGAAATCTCGTagttacttcttcttcttcttttcgtgTCGAGGTTCCTTTTTTTATAGTTACTTAGCGCTACAAAGACGATATTTTTCCAGCAGAATTCCTGCTCTATCTAGGTCTTCTAAGTTTACAATATTTGAGAGCCGGAAATTGAAATCCATTAAATTCATGGGCTTTAGGTATTTTCTGCGACGGCGAGTCAGTAATTTTACTAATTTTGTTTAAACATCATGGATCTTGtcaggatttttaaatttcgcaTGTGGTATCCCTGCTTGGGGGTAGCCACCCTGTGACGTCAGCGGTCGATACAGCCCGGCCACTGAACTGGATCGCACGTCACGGCGGCTCGACTCATTAAAACTGCGGAGATTTCACTTACTTTATGAATTCTATTCAGTATTTCAATAAGTATGTTAGAAAAAAAGGGCGGAATTAATGAAAGGAGCGGCTAATGCGGCTATAGACTACATAaatcgactgtacctactcattGTTTTTGTATGATAAACCTACATACCTAGGTATAGGTATAAGTTAGTGGACTTAGTGGGTTTATATTGgcaaattaaattacatactTGTAAGAGTTGTACGTGTTTTCTAATCCAGTGTAAACTCCGTATTTATACCTATCCCAAATTTTAAAATGACAGTTCCGTTGGCCATCTGGATCTAAAACATTTTAGAAAGTGGTCATTTCTGTGGACAATGAAAAAGTTAACGACTCTGGTAAATACATATCCCATTAGTCTTATCTGAGTCACTAGTACTGAAATAATGTATCCGGTCCCGTCTCGTCTGTAAGGGTGCAGTGCAACTTTAGCTTTACCTAGATTCCCCTAGCGATATTTACAAGAAAAACACCAACCAGTTAAGCACTATAAAATGTGTATGACCCATCTGCCAATTCCAACAGTTATTTTAGTACAAAAGCAGACAGATTGTAGGTATAGCCAATCGACTGTAACGTTCAAAAACTTTCAAATTTTTGAATCAAAAGTCGAAGGAATTTAAGGATACAGGTAAATATGATGTGTCATGATTCTTCTTTATTTAATTGCACATGTTATGAACTCTTGCTCAATAATATGGTAAATATTTCATCTCTGAAGTTCATGGTTCACCTCACTTGCAGTTTATTTGCGAACGCTGCGCGTAGGCAGTAGAGTCCGTATCGTAAACACACGGAACGTTGGCCTTTGAGCTGAGAGCTGAGGTCACGGACTTGCAGATTCGCTACATACATACGAGAGTGTAAACAATGGTCAGATATCTGCCATACAGTCCTGACGTGATTTTATAATTTCATTGCTTTTAAAGGCTTCTACAGACGTTCCAACAGATTTAACATACTTGCTGTCTAGTTGGCCAGCAACGAATCCAATCGATCGATGCGGAACCGACTCTATTTCACTTTGCGAGGTGAAGCTTCCTCTGAACTCGGAGGATATTCAAGTTTCTGCATTTTGTCCGACTCTAGCCAATTGCTTATTAAGCAACTACTAActaagcaagttaaatttatATCGTGAATGTTGtaattgtaaaagatttcattacatttgatgtaggtataggtatgtataaacaGCAGCAATATTAACTTGTCGGCTGATAAAATGTAGCTAATTTCATTGGTCAATTCATATCAATATTCGGATAAGCAATCGAGAAAACTTGCCCGTTTTTGTTTGATTGTTTACATTGCATCAGAATCAGAAGCAAATGGGGCGAAAGAAACCAAAATAGCTACCATGTTTATTGTTATTTGAAACTGGGCGTTTGTTTTTCTTAGCGGCTTTAAACTAATGCAGAAGAGAATGGAATACAATTACAGAATACTGCATCAAACTGGGTGGTAATGGTAAGTTCGTATTTACCAATAGATCATTTCGTGGAAACATTGGACTTATCGCGCCTTCTACCTACGCGCGTTGAAATATTACCCTGT encodes:
- the LOC134671624 gene encoding uncharacterized protein LOC134671624; translated protein: MTPKRVPYETVICGVEEAITRNKVPSCDAEELRQDVAVILRKAKLPKSNTTAEERSALRDLKENEDILVLKADKGNATVVMNSTDYDSKIRHLLDDSLVYKPVSYNPTARVSRRIRAVIKDNRELFEEDVFDRLYKPKIVLPPKLYGLPKVHKRNVPLRPIVSQISSPTYDLAKHVASVLQPLVGSMSSFVKDSRHFIDILKGITLEPDEVMVSFDVESLFTNVPVKECLEVVRRKLSDEGISESVMVLLRNCLEGSYFLYCGKHYLQIDGVAMGSPVAPVLANIWMEHIEASINLQPWAVKLWKRYVDDVFCIMKGGKQEVEQLLRYLNSIHPKTKFTYELESQRSLPFLDVKVIGRVDGTLTHTVYRKPTHTDRYLNALSHHHPRHLQSVVTSLVNRAHDLCDPEYLESEMSHIQEVLRRNGYKVLSKFSNVGYMPETHRR